In Numenius arquata chromosome 1, bNumArq3.hap1.1, whole genome shotgun sequence, the DNA window TGCTGGCTTGTTACGGTGAGTCTACATGTCGTTCCAGAAACCAAAGACAAATAAACAAAGGTAGCACCTTTGCAGCTACTTAGCATGTTCTTGGACTTAGCGCCAAATGGAAGTAATCCAAATTTCTGGAGATCAATGCAGGTCAGTTGAGCTTGCTCTAAGATAGCAAAGGCTAGCTAGCTAAAATCAGGCAGTTTTCAATCCATTTGTTCCACCTGCAGTGGTGCTTTCCGCTCAACACAGTGAGAGTCAGAGCTTCCCAAGCTCTGCctttcccaaaaaaaacccaagagggcAATGTTTTCCTCTCATCTTTCTTGCGAATCTTTTCCCACAGGAAGGTGTCTGCATCCTTGTTGGTCTGGGTTACAATGGGAAGGACGAGAGTGGAAAGCCTTTGTGGGATGCCTGTGCCAACATGAAGGTCTGGCTGTATGAGACAACACCTTTGTTCACAGGGACCATTGCTTCTTTCAACATCAACACCAATGCTTGGGTGGCCCGGTGAGCAGGACAAAATTCCCCTTCTGTCACGCGTCAGTAACGTCTGTGTCGGCAGAACCGAGATCCTGGGCTGAGAGGGAGCAGTGGAGGAACAATCTGCCACTTCTCAGTTCTTACACTCTTTCTCTCATGTTTCGTTGCTGTCCCATCTGAAACAGGTTACTGGGTTAGACAGATCTTTTAGTTCAATCTAAAAGGGCAAATCATTAATACGGGCAAACAGCTAATGGCAGCAGGAGGACAGAGGCTAGAAGGGGACTTAGAGGGAGCCCTTCGGCCTGCCTGGTCAAACAGCTGCAGAACTGCTCCATCAGCTGGTCCCTGTGTCGCCCCTCTTGATGCTCCCTATCTAATGACCTTAACCAGGTTTTGGTTCAGCACTTGCTGGGACACACAACTGAGTTGTAAAATCCCTTGGTTGTTGGATGGGCCACTTCTCCCCGGTAGCTGGGATTTCTTTAAGACAAGGACTGAGGTCCCTGGTAAGGGGAGCTGTCTCACTGCTTCTGTCACCACGGGGGTGTCACCACCATATGCAAAAGCATATGGTCCCTGGGCCTCTGACACGGAGAAGGGATGACAGACAAATAAACTAGAAGCAttcagtttgtttcttttctgctctaGCTACATCTTCAAGCGTCTGAAGTTCCTGGGTAACAAACTGCTGTCACAGGCACTGGCCCTGTTCTTCCTGGCCATTTGGCACGGGCTGCACTCTGGCTACCTGGTGTGCTTTCAGATGGAGTTGCTTATAGTCATCGTTGAAAGACAGGTGCGCTTTGTCTGACTTACCAGGAGTGGGGTGGCCGGCGTTAGCCTTTCCCCACGAGTCTGGAAACAGCCATGCTGCAGGCTTTACTTggattaaatacaaaaaaatagcTGCTTGCTTTGGAATTGGTGCTCGAACACGATACCATTCTGTTCTCAAGAGTTCAGTAGGTTGCTTGGCTTCTGCATGGGCAAGCCTTAAATTTATTGCAGAAGCTGACGGGAAGAAAAGTAGAGAACTTGGCATTTGAGCAGAGGACAACTGAAGTGCTTGGCAGCTGGAAAGGCTGGAGGCCAAGCACACGAGCTGAATGCCTCTGCTCAGTCTCCCAGTACTGACAGAACAATGTTCcatatttaaacttatttttcttaattaaagcaTTGAGCAGGATGGGGCGCTTAACTACTTTTTTTAGGCTAACTGCTTACTAAAATTCATTTTATGCAGCTGGATAGATACTTTGGCCCCAGAGCCTGCGTATATAGCCAGAGGACAACCAACTGAGGAGAATtctggtctgttttttttttttttttttcttttaaattaggtCATAAACCTTGTTCGGGACAGTCCTCCCCTGAGCACTTTGGCCTCCATCACTGTCTTGCAGCCTGTCTTCTATGTGCTGCAGCAGGCTATCCACTGGATGTTCATGGGTTACTCTCTGGTGCCATTTTGCCTTTTCACCTGGGACAAATGGATGAAGGTATTTAGTAGCCACAACCAGACAACACATGCCACCAACCCTTTCCCCTCCATCCTGTCTCAGGTGTTCTTGGCTCAAAGCTGCTCGCTGCTCCCTAACCCTGTGTTTCTCTTTACAGGTGTACAGGTCTGTTTATTTCCTCGGCCATGTGTTGTTCTTCACCTTATTACTCGTGTTGCCTTACATTCGCAGATTAATTGTGCCAcgaaaagaaaagctaaaaaaagcAGAGTAACAGCCAAAAGGTAAGGCTGTACCATGTGGAGAGAGTCCCACGCTTGGACTAGGAGGTGAAGCGGGGGCAGCAACGTTATATCCCGAGGGGAAAGGCAAAcgtaaaacccaaccaaaaccaaatctagcacttttctttttcagattgtaCCACCTGTGCATTTGTAGGAGTTGATTTAACACTCCAGAAGCAAAGCATCACCTGCCAAGTTTGCTGTGTTGAAGTACGACTTTTTTCAACgcgaggagggggaaaagagaaagccCAGGGTCAGAGACccaaaaggaggggaagggaggaagcctCCTTCCCGATCCTCCACCTTCTGTATGTTGCCTTATCTCTCTGCCGCCCTCCAGAGGACACTCGTGTCTCTGCCGATATCAGACGATTGTAAAAAAACTCAAACGCAGGCACTGTATTGGATTGGAGCCACTTTCTGACTTTTCTACGTTTGTCATCCAAGATAAAAATTGCTCCTGGTCTTTTTCATATCGGCTTCAGATCTTTTCCTCTTGGGTGCCTCGGTGTGGGAGCGCGAACTGTCCCACACCATCCAGCACGGTGATTCCACAGGACTGAGTAACTTCAGCTGCAGGGCGAGCGGGGCGCAGCTAAGAATTTCGGTTCCACGACAAATTTGGGCTAAGTCCCTGCTATAAAGGGATCAAGCCGGCTCACGTGTTAAACATGAGAAAGTAAAATACACAAGCACTCTTACCAAAAATGACCTTtaataggaggaaaaaaggtcGGTGGGGCAGTTCATGTAAAGTCTCATTGCTCGAGAGGCTACAAGGACAAAATGGAAGCTTTTTCCCTTCCAGGAGCCCAAAGTCCTCTAGGTCCACACCTAAGTAAAAGAGCCTCTCCAGAATGTGGGGTCACTGTACAGAAGTCCAccgtgacagcagcagcagcagaagttcaTACTACTCCCCAGACTTCCTCAAAGGCAGTAGTAATTTTAGCACATGTCAGGGCAGCAGAAAGGGGATAGTTGCTGATGGAGACCATCTTTTCAGTATAGTCAACATTGACctaggggaagagagagaaaaaaaaaaatataaatttaagctGCAAGTTTTCACTTAGTCCCATCTATCCCCATTGGTTGGAGAGGCACAGTATTTCTCCAAGGTTGAACATAGCCACAATAAAACACAACAGGGTAACTGCTAGCCCTCACTAGCGCCCTCTCCCAAGAGGTAGAAAAGTCCCAAGCATTGCAGCGTTGGGCCTTTTTTCAGATAAGCCTgcccaggaggggaaaaaaggaggggtgggacaagggggaacaagggaggaaaaaaaaaaaggagaaaagccacACCCCCATACTCAGAACAAGACTGAAATCTATGCTGATAAAGATTTTTACAACTCCAAGTAAGGAATACTTGCACTTACCGAACCATGGGCAAAAGCTCCCACAACGATAGCAACTGGCTCTGCTGTAGGAACCAGTTTACGCAGATCCGACACCTTTGGAACTGAGAAAGAGGTACCTATCTTCAGACAGCCCACAGGGAGATGATCACTGACTGGATTTTTAATCACctacagaaagcagaaagttAGAAGGGGCATAGAGATAAGAGGCATTACCACAAAGCTAAGTCTACAAtttgtacaaaaataaaaaataataataaaaaattactccTACATCACTAGCAGCAAAGGAGGAATATTGCAACGTTACCTGTGAACAGCCAAAGAATGCTTACCTTCAACAATTTCTGAGGCCCATCGGCTGCTCGAACACTGAGCTTATGCAGCAACTGAACtgacaagagaagaaaattagttgTCTGGTTTTTTGCCTCAAGAATGCTATCCTCTACCTATTGATCAGAAAGTAGACAAAATGTCTATCTCTAGAGTTCCCAGCAGTTCTTCTAAAGCAGTCCTAAGAAATACTGATCAGCAAGTTATTTTGCTGTTAGCACAGCAGTGCTAGTGGTGGCACTCTCCACTGTGCTAAGGAACACGTAGTTGACCTATGCATCCTAGGACTTGCAAAAAGACACTTAATTTCCCTGCTCTTTTCTCACTCTCACATTTTTTAATGTTGGTTGGTGCAACTTTTTGGGTCTTCCCAAAATTCTTTCACTCCTAACCACTTTCCTGCGTTATTTGTGGCCAGTATAAAGACTAAATCACTTACCCATAAGCCCACAGAATCGATCAAAAGTTCTTGGAATTCTGGTTTGGGGATTGACTTCAATTAGAACATTCTTCTGGGTATGGATATAAACCTGAAGGAGACCAGCCCGATTCAGTGGGCTGTCCATGAGCATCAGAAGACTCTAAAATAGAAGAACACACAGTAGGGGAAACAGAAAAGGCACAAGTAAGAGGGCTCTTGGAAAACTTGATGGCAAGGCCCCACAAATGCAGAAGACACTGATGCCGAAGCAGAAAAGTGTTCATCTGACCGTGTGAGCCGTACtgtaaagctgaaagaaaatagtCTCATATGCATACAAAGAGGATTACTAACAAACTACGAACACAACGAGTAAGGCCAAACTCATCCCCATTCCAGAAGCACAAAGCAAACTGAGGGACAACCTCCCCCAAGCCGACCGCCGGGCCGCCCCACCGCCGCCCCGGACAGCCCAGATCGCCCCAGACGCCGCCCGGACCCGGCCAGTACCTGGTGGGTGATGTCGGGCCGCACCTCCCCGGGGTCCCGGCCGTTCCGCAACAGCAGCGCCTTGTGCTTGTCGCAGTTGAGGAGCTCGAACGTCTTCCCCACCTACGGCCAAAGCACGGATGAGGTGGGCAAGGGCGCCCGCGGCCGCcttcggcccggcccggcccggcccgaccccctgTACCTTCACAGTCTCCAGACTCGCCCCCTCTAGTACCACCAAGAGCCGCCGCTGCCCACGGGGCCGCTTCGCCTCCAGCGAAACATCTTCAACCTCCactgcctcttccttctcttcttcctcacgAGGCCGCCTGGGCGCCGCCATTTTGCGAGCACCACCCCtgccccgcccccagcccgcccaccggccgccgccaccaccaccaccacccaagatGGCGGTCGGGACGCGCCCGTTATCTCCCTCCGGCCGGAACCACTTCCGGAGGGCAGCGCAGCCGGAAGGTCGGCGGCGGCTGGGCGGGAAGGGGCGGTTTCCTGGCCGGAGCGCTTTGGCCGGCGGCACCTTCCGGTGTCCTtcccggcggcgcggcgcggccatGGCGCAGAACCTGAAGGACCTGGCGGGGCGGCTGCCGGCCGGGCCGCGGGGCGTCGGCACCGCCCTCAAGCTGCTGCTGGGCGCCGGCGCCCTGGCCTATGGCGTCCGTGAGTCCGTCTTCATCGGTGAGTGTGTCGTGTACCCCCCCTCAGCCTCGCTTCTCCCGCGCCCGCCTCCTCCGCCTCCCACCCTGACCCTGCCCCTTCTCTCCGCAGTGGAAGGCGGCCAGCGGGCCATCTTCTTCAACCGCATCGGCGGCGTCCAGCAGGACACCATCCTCGCCGAGGGGCTGCACTTCAGGTAAGGcccggctcccccggccccgccccgccctctCCCGGTCGCCCCGCGTTAGTAACGGGCCTCCCGCCCTTCGCAGGATCCCCTGGTTCCAGTATCCCATCATCTACGACATCCGAGCCCGGCCACGGAAAATCTCCTCCCCCACCGGTTCCAAAGGTGAGAGCGGCCCCGCAGGCGGGAGCATGAGGCCCAGGCCGTGCCTGTGGggcgggtgggagggagggacaggagtCCGGCTGCAGGGCTGGTTTTGctcataatcttttttttcctcttcagatttGCAGATGGTGAACATTTCCCTGCGTGTTCTCACA includes these proteins:
- the EMG1 gene encoding ribosomal RNA small subunit methyltransferase NEP1, coding for MAAPRRPREEEEKEEAVEVEDVSLEAKRPRGQRRLLVVLEGASLETVKVGKTFELLNCDKHKALLLRNGRDPGEVRPDITHQSLLMLMDSPLNRAGLLQVYIHTQKNVLIEVNPQTRIPRTFDRFCGLMVQLLHKLSVRAADGPQKLLKVIKNPVSDHLPVGCLKIGTSFSVPKVSDLRKLVPTAEPVAIVVGAFAHGSVNVDYTEKMVSISNYPLSAALTCAKITTAFEEVWGVV